One window of the Mycobacterium haemophilum DSM 44634 genome contains the following:
- a CDS encoding TetR/AcrR family transcriptional regulator, with protein MTASTPDDQPGSPETPNRRSQLKSDRRLQLLSAAERLFAQRGFLAVRLEDIGAAAGVSGPAIYRHFPNKESLLVELLVGISARLLAGARDVTARSGDASAALDGLIDFHLDFALGEPDLIRIQDRDLAYLPAVAERQVRKAQRQYVEVWVAVLRQLNPQLAEANARLAAHAVFGLLNSTPHSMKSLDNSRTKPASAERCRTIMRAMTVAALAAADQCQRVTD; from the coding sequence ATGACAGCGTCCACACCCGACGACCAGCCCGGGTCTCCCGAAACACCCAATCGCCGCAGCCAGCTGAAGTCCGACCGACGCCTGCAACTTCTGTCCGCCGCCGAACGGCTCTTCGCGCAACGCGGTTTCCTCGCGGTGCGGCTAGAAGACATCGGCGCCGCCGCGGGGGTCAGTGGTCCGGCCATCTACCGACACTTCCCCAACAAGGAGTCGCTGCTGGTGGAGCTGCTGGTCGGGATCAGCGCCCGACTGCTGGCCGGCGCCCGTGACGTGACGGCCCGCAGCGGTGATGCGAGCGCGGCGCTGGACGGCCTCATCGATTTTCACCTCGACTTTGCACTGGGCGAACCCGACTTGATCCGTATTCAAGACCGAGATCTTGCCTACCTGCCCGCTGTCGCCGAACGACAGGTTCGCAAAGCTCAGCGACAGTACGTGGAGGTATGGGTGGCTGTACTGCGCCAGCTGAATCCCCAACTTGCCGAAGCCAACGCCCGGTTGGCAGCGCACGCGGTATTTGGTCTGCTGAACTCGACGCCGCACAGCATGAAGTCCCTGGATAATTCGCGCACCAAGCCGGCCAGCGCGGAACGGTGCCGCACCATCATGCGGGCGATGACCGTAGCCGCGCTAGCAGCCGCAGATCAGTGCCAACGTGTGACCGACTGA
- a CDS encoding AMP-binding protein: protein MDCDPPSHAPSYDRGPSKPRLLETTIGANLADTAAEYPHRDALVDVWAGRRWCYAELLAAVRRLATGLMRAGIRVGDRVGILAPNRWEWVLVQYATAEIGAILVTLNPAYQARELEYALRQSGVAMVIAAPNFRTSDYATMLAEVAPQCPGLSDVVFMDSERWDELAGAEIDLAALAAIAATLRNSDPINIQYTSGTTGYPKAVTLSHRNILNNGYLVGELLEYTALDRICIPVPFYHCFGMVMGNLAATSHGACMVIPAPGFAAAATLQAVQAERCTSLYGVPTMFIAELGLPGFADYELGSLRTGIMAGSPCPVEVMRKVIERMHMPGVSICYGMTETSPVSTQTRMNDSLARRVGTVGRAGPHLEIKVVDPVTGETVPRGVAGEFCTRGYSVMAGYWNDPEKTAEMLDADGWMHTGDLATMDACGYVEITGRIKDIVVRGGENISPREIEEFLYTHPDIVDGHVIGVPDERYGEELMAVVKLRQGAPGLTIEALREFCTGQIARFKIPRYLWIVDEFPMTVTGKVRKAQIRQQAIEYLRGPG, encoded by the coding sequence ATGGACTGCGATCCGCCGTCTCATGCCCCTTCTTATGACCGAGGTCCGAGCAAGCCTCGGCTGCTCGAGACAACCATCGGCGCCAACTTGGCCGATACGGCCGCTGAATACCCGCACAGGGATGCATTGGTTGACGTCTGGGCGGGGCGACGATGGTGTTACGCAGAACTGCTGGCCGCCGTACGCCGACTGGCGACGGGGCTGATGCGGGCGGGGATCCGGGTGGGTGATCGGGTCGGCATCTTGGCGCCGAACCGATGGGAGTGGGTGCTCGTCCAGTATGCGACCGCCGAGATTGGCGCGATCCTGGTGACCCTAAACCCTGCCTACCAGGCGCGCGAATTGGAGTACGCGCTAAGGCAGTCCGGGGTCGCGATGGTGATCGCCGCCCCCAATTTTAGGACCTCGGACTACGCCACGATGCTGGCCGAGGTGGCGCCGCAGTGCCCTGGCCTGTCCGACGTCGTGTTCATGGACAGCGAACGCTGGGACGAACTGGCCGGTGCGGAAATCGACCTCGCTGCGCTGGCGGCGATCGCGGCGACACTGCGAAACAGCGATCCCATCAACATCCAATACACCTCTGGCACTACGGGATACCCGAAAGCTGTCACGCTGAGCCACCGCAACATACTTAACAATGGCTATCTGGTGGGCGAGTTGCTCGAGTACACCGCGCTCGATCGGATCTGTATCCCGGTGCCCTTCTATCACTGCTTCGGCATGGTGATGGGGAATCTGGCGGCCACTAGCCACGGCGCCTGCATGGTGATCCCGGCGCCCGGCTTTGCCGCTGCGGCAACTCTGCAGGCGGTGCAGGCCGAGCGGTGTACGAGTCTCTACGGCGTACCAACGATGTTCATCGCCGAGCTGGGCCTGCCGGGGTTCGCTGACTACGAGCTGGGCAGTCTACGCACCGGGATCATGGCGGGTTCGCCATGTCCGGTTGAGGTGATGCGCAAGGTGATCGAGCGCATGCACATGCCGGGCGTCTCGATCTGCTATGGGATGACCGAGACTTCGCCAGTGTCCACGCAGACGCGGATGAACGACTCGCTGGCGCGGCGCGTTGGCACCGTCGGCCGGGCGGGTCCTCATCTGGAGATCAAGGTGGTGGATCCGGTGACCGGTGAGACGGTGCCCCGCGGCGTAGCCGGCGAGTTCTGCACGCGGGGCTATTCGGTAATGGCCGGGTATTGGAATGACCCGGAGAAGACCGCCGAGATGCTCGATGCGGATGGCTGGATGCACACCGGAGATTTGGCCACCATGGACGCGTGCGGGTACGTCGAGATCACCGGCCGGATCAAGGACATCGTCGTTCGAGGCGGTGAGAACATCTCGCCGCGCGAGATCGAGGAGTTCCTCTACACGCATCCCGATATCGTCGACGGCCACGTCATTGGGGTGCCCGACGAAAGGTATGGCGAGGAGCTTATGGCCGTGGTCAAGCTACGCCAAGGGGCCCCGGGTTTGACCATCGAGGCGTTGCGCGAGTTCTGCACGGGCCAGATCGCCAGGTTCAAGATCCCGCGCTATCTGTGGATCGTTGATGAGTTCCCGATGACCGTTACCGGCAAGGTCCGCAAGGCACAGATTCGCCAGCAGGCAATTGAGTACCTGCGTGGCCCAGGTTGA